From the genome of Nicotiana sylvestris chromosome 2, ASM39365v2, whole genome shotgun sequence, one region includes:
- the LOC104247796 gene encoding uncharacterized protein, whose product MAIANLQRFASQIVRNPSLSSTFRASITRSSATSSSPSRSASAKVADRIVKLSAVDPDGHKREIIGLSGQTLLKALTNHGLIDPDSHRLEDIDACSAECEVHIAQEWLEKLPPATYDEQYVLKRNSRARVLNKHSRLGCQVVLSPELQGMVVAIPEPKPWDIP is encoded by the coding sequence ATGGCGATCGCTAATCTACAAAGATTCGCCTCGCAAATCGTCCGAAACCCATCTCTTTCCTCCACTTTCAGAGCCTCAATCACTCGCTCTTCCGCCACGTCATCATCCCCCTCCCGCTCCGCCTCCGCCAAAGTCGCTGATCGGATCGTCAAGCTCTCCGCCGTGGACCCAGACGGCCACAAACGCGAAATCATTGGGCTTTCGGGTCAAACACTACTCAAAGCCCTAACGAATCACGGGTTAATTGATCCGGATTCGCACCGGCTCGAAGATATCGACGCTTGTTCAGCTGAATGTGAGGTTCACATTGCTCAGGAATGGCTCGAGAAGCTTCCACCGGCTACGTATGACGAGCAGTATGTACTGAAGAGGAATTCTAGGGCTAGGGTTTTGAATAAGCATTCGAGGCTTGGTTGTCAGGTTGTGCTTTCGCCTGAGCTTCAAGGTATGGTTGTTGCTATTCCTGAACCTAAGCCTTGGGATATTCCGTAA
- the LOC104247813 gene encoding uncharacterized protein, producing MAFCVQNSDTDIEIDELHLEGQQFVSFKSNADIHTIVNNPMIQKTMLTEFFSMNETNEDAKELNLLYKEFREYFVWSSTDKFWARRQNRCVVGRIVTCHPTEGERYYLRLLLIHVRGPISYKDLLTVNEKPCSTFRESVEKRGLLHCDNCLIECMSEAASYQMPHSLRRLFATLLVYCGPVNPRKLWEQFEESMIEDYKVLQITERREIQYQALNHINDILYSMGHDINEYVLIPETIRPSAAAKEIHFERSIIVSEDDVLLHRKLNKNQLIAYNLITERIFSNKAGAFFVDGPGGTRKTFLYRALLATVRSMRYIALATDTSGVAASILPGGRTAHSHFKIPIDIDENTSCNISKENSLAGLIRDAKLIVWDEVSKAKKRMLEVFDLLLKNIMNTNALFGGKVVVLGGDFRQTLPVVQYDKKEDFIGESLLYSSIWNKLEKLKLSENMRAKTDPVFCDYLLRIGNGQERVNSVDKIEISDSLIIPYTTERESVDKLFATTYSNLNSTYSNSSCTDSCVILTTKNDFVDEINDMLIDRFRGKSKIFIGTYEAIEFNNQIQLEDLLHTLCFAMTINKAQGQTLDFIGIYLREPHFHTCITSLARAFIYCHGKHIMHKDIKSLNLLVAVQINFMYYRDNDLHLIDVELQTFVNIAALEFICKNRETLESEYVIDLATIVFYYLTYQGDVDVDTMDDVAKDPFLVLMSVLPRKKGSPLAENIELAAQCFGTLSTSEIF from the exons ATGGCGTTCTGTGTACAAAATAGCGATACGGACATAGAGATAGATGAG CTACATCTTGAAGGTCAACAATTTGTTTCTTTTAAGAGCAATGCAGATATACATACAATTGTGAATAATCCAATGATCCAAAAAACGATGTTAACAGAATTCTTCTCTATGAATGAAACTAACGAAGATGCTAAAGAGCTCAATTTACTGTATAAAGAATTTCGTGAATACTTTGTTTGGTCCTCCACTGACAAATTTTGGGCACGTAGACAAAACCGTTGTGTTGTTGGCCGTATTGTGACATGTCATCCAACAGAAGGAGAACGATATTATCTTAGATTACTACTAATCCATGTGCGAGGACCGATATCATATAAGGATCTTTTGACTGTTAATGAAAAGCCTTGTAGTACTTTTAGAGAGTCCGTAGAGAAAAGAGGATTGTTACACTGTGATAATTGTTTGATAGAGTGTATGTCTGAAGCCGCAAGTTACCAAATGCCACATAGTTTAAGGCGTTTATTTGCTACATTATTAGTGTATTGCGGTCCTGTCAACCCTAGAAAATTATGGGAGCAATTTGAGGAATCAATGATCGAAGACTACAAAGTGTTACAAATTACTGAAAGAAGAGAAATTCAATATCAAGCTTTGAATCATATCAACGATATTTTATATTCTATGGGTCATGATATAAATGAGTATGTACTCATCCCAGAAACCATTAGGCCTTCTGCGGCAGCAAAAGAGATTCATTTTGAAAGATCTATTATTGTTAGTGAAGACGACGTATTGCTACATAGGAAATTGAACAAAAACCAACTCATTGCATATAATCTGATTACTGAAAGGATATTTTCGAACAAAGCAGGTGCCTTTTTTGTGGATGGTCCAGGAGGAACAAGAAAAACTTTTCTATATCGTGCTTTATTAGCAACTGTACGATCAATGAGATATATAGCTTTGGCAACAGATACCTCTGGTGTTGCTGCATCTATTCTTCCAGGTGGACGTACCGCACATTCTCATTTCAAAATTCCTATTGACATCGATGAAAATACAAGTTGTAACATTAGCAAAGAAAACTCACTTGCAGGGTTAATCCGAGATGCAAAATTGATTGTGTGGGATGAGGTATCTAAGGCTAAAAAAAGAATGTTAGAAGTTTTTGATCTACTATTAAAAAATATCATGAATACAAATGCATTGTTTGGCGGAAAAGTTGTAGTTTTAGGAGGTGATTTCAGACAAACTCTTCCCGTTGTGCAATACGACAAAAAAGAAGATTTTATTGGCGAAAGTTTGTTATATTCTAGCATTTGGAATAAACTTGAAAAACTAAAGTTATCTGAGAATATGAGAGCCAAAACAGATCCTGTATTTTGCGATTATTTGTTAAGAATTGGAAATGGACAAGAACGAGTCAATTCAGTAGACAAGATTGAAATTTCAGATTCTTTGATTATTCCTTATACAACCGAAAGAGAATCTGTTGACAAATTATTCGCAACGACATATTCAAATTTGAATTCGACATATTCTAATTCATCCTGTACTGATTCCTGTGTGATCTTGACAACAAAAAATGACTTCGTCGATGAAATTAATGACATGCTTATTGATCGATTCAgaggaaaatcaaaaatatttattGGCACTTATGAGGCTATTGAATTTAACAACCAAATACAACTAGAAGATTTATTACACACTTTATGTTTTGCTATGActataaataaagcacaagggcAAACTTTAGATTTTATTGGAATTTATTTGCGAGAACCTCATTTTCACACG TGTATTACATCGTTAGCCCGAGCCTTCATATACTGTCATGGGAAGCACATAATGCACAAAGATATCAAATCATTGAATCTTTTGGTTGCTGTACAG ATAAATTTCATGTATTACAGAGATAATGATCTACACCTGATTGATGTTGAGTT GCAAACTTTTGTTAATATTGCGGCTCTTGAATTTATTTGTAAGAACAGAGAAACCCTTGAAAGTGAATATGTGATCGATTTG GCAACAATCGTTTTTTATTATTTGACATATCAAGGGGATGTGGATGTGGATACCATGGATGATGTTGCAAAG GATCCATTTTTGGTTCTGATGTCCGTCCTTCCTCGGAAAAAGGGGAGTCCTTTGGCTGAAAATATTGAGCTTGCAGCACAATGCTTTGGAACATTATCAACATCTGAAATTTTTTGA